The nucleotide window TCAGTACACCTAAAGATGACTAGAAAAGATGGCAAATTGGACTCCGATGTTGATTATTTTagcttttttagatttttaacagAATATATTTCTAACAGAATATATTGTTACATGAAAAAATGGGCTCCAAAATATGTGCCCAATTATGAAGATAATGAGATTTCCCTCttcattttgcttgttttttcttatttttctacaatgaaaatAACTTGTCTTCATAATGATAATGTATTGCTAATATTTATATCAGATAGGCTAATTGACTTTAAAAGTAAAGATTCTGGGGTCAAGATTAGACAATAGCAATACTATATATgaacttttatctttatttcttttgttttattttgagacagggtctcactttgttgcccaggctagagtgcagtggtgaaatcatggctcactgcaacctcgacaacccaggctgaggtgatccccctacctcagcctcctgagaagctgggactacaggtgtgtagcaccatgcctggctagtttttattttttcgtaaagaatgggtcttgctatgttgcccatgttggtcttgaattcctggctccAGCCATCCACCCatatcagcttcccaaagtgttgggattacaggtgtgaaacaccgtgcctggccaaatttttatCCTATTAAAGCTTTATGATTGAgtgtgttgttttttaaattaagcctaaaatttttttgagataacttatgaaattgaatagattcacatgcaattgtaagaaataataatagagaTCCTCTATACCATTTACCCAGTTCCTGCAGTGGTAACATCCTGAGAAACGGTAGTACCACATcaccaggatattgacattgatacaatccaTCTATCTTCCTCAGATTTCTCCAGTTTTACTTGTGCTAATTTATGAGGGTGTACAAGTCAGGATGTATGTATAATTCTATCCAATTTAATCATATGTGTAAGTATCTACCACCATAGTCAAGACACAAAACAATTTCATTACCAGAGTATTCCTTGTATTGCCTTTTCAAAACCATGCCTACCTCCCTAACTCTGGACAATCACtaatccacttttcatttctcaaattttatctcttcaaaaatgttatataaatggaactaTACAGCATGCAACCTTTTGGGATTGgtttttttgattcagcattaTTCCCTGGAAATTCATTCAAGTTGTTGCCTCTATTGATATTTTATTCTATcttttgctgagtagtattctgtggtatgaatgtaccacaatttgtttaactattcacccactgaaggacatttgggtttgtattcatttcctattacAGCTGTAATAATTTACCATAAAtgtagtggcttgaaacaacccaaatgtattATCTTGTAGTTTAGAGGTTAGAAgtcctaaaatcaaggtgttggccagcTGTCTTCCTTCTGCAGGCTCTAGGGGAATATCTGTTTCTTTGCCATTTCCAGTTTCTAAAGGCTGCTGCATTCCTAGGCTTGTGGCCCCTTCTTTAACCTTTGAAGTCAGCAGTATAGCATCTTCAAAACTCtctctctgacctctgcttctgacatcacatctctctctctgactttgactctctttcctccctctagGATACTTGgtattacattgggcccaccaggataatccagaataatctcctgtCTCAATATGCTTAATTTAGTCACATTTTGTTCGCCATGTACGGTgaaatattcacaggttccagggattagaatGTGCCCATTTttgggaggccattattctgtTCATTACAGGATTGTTTCCAGATATTGGCTATATGAGTACAGATACTATAAACATTTATACAGCTTTGTGTGtgtgaacatctttatttctctggGATGAATACCCAGGAGTATAAGTACTGGGTTGTATAGTAATTGCTTATTTTGttgtataagaaactgccaatctgttttccagagtggctgtaatagtttacattcccaccacaatTTATGAGTGATCCAATATCTCTGCATCCATgtcagcatttgatgttgtcactattatttattttagccaGTCTGAtgggtgtgtagtgatatctcattgtgattttaatttccattttgttattGACTCATGATGTTGTTGACAGCTGTTGTGATACTTTCGTTATTGtcttcttagtttaaaaaaatttaaataagagaTGCATAGCAAAGGAGATGGAGCATAGAGTAATTTATTgtaaagggaaaataatattttgaaagttaagtGCAGAATAGACAGTACACCCTGAGAGAGAGAGGATTCAGAGTGGTATACTTATGAGGATGGACAGCGAAGACTGGCACTAGGGAGACTCTCTTTATGGGAGTCTTACATGGTTATTTATAAGGAGTGGGAAGAAGTGTTATTAGTAAGCTTGTTCTGGGTGGTCCTCTGGGTGCACATGCACAGTAGCTGTGCATGCTTGTTCATATGTCGCATATCTCATCAGCATCTGAAATCTCCACCCAGGGGTGTGCTTTTCACTATGATAATGAAAAAAGGGTCATTTTGAGAAAAGGTAAAATCGAAGTGCGCATGCTCTCTACAGGGGAAATTTCTTACTGAAGATAGCTTTGCTTGAATGAGCTCAATTACAATGCGAATGCTGTGGCTTACTGCGTTAATTGTGGAACGGTCACCACAGCTGCTGTGTCCTGAGGACATGGTCTATCTATCCTGCcttaatgttgaacatcttttcatgtgggtgttgattttcttttttcttttctttttttttttttagaagaaatacgGACTTTAATGAAGAGTTTTCCCTTTGGTATAAGTGAGACCCGTGGAAACATCCAAACAACAGCAAAAGGAGGCCAAGATGAAAACGGTCAACTCTCCCTTATCCACAAGGCCAAAAGAGGGGGGCCGGCTTGCTGTGGTGTGGCCACCCCGGGCCTAGGCTGGGCCAGGCCTGTAGAAGGTACTCAGGAACTGCAGGTTTTGCGTTTTCCCTCCATGAAACTGACAGGCATTCGGGCTGACTTCGGCCTCTCAGTCTCGCGGTAAGAGACCCAAGTTTTTCTAGTCCTAGATGGAAATAAATTTCATCTGCCTCAGGTCTCTGGTATAAAAGGTGCAATCCCAGTTACCTCACAGGCCTGGGCGAGGAAAATGCCAAGAGCTGTAAAAGGGCTTGGAAAAGTAAAAAAGGTGATGTATAAATGTAATAATTGATTATCATTTTGTGCTCAAGAATAAGCCATGGAACACAAAATAGGAAAGTAAGTCTACAGCcctaaaatatatgcatataaaactttaaaagaatgCAGTTCCAACTCTATAGATGGTATTTGGGGATTGTCTACTGCTTTAGAGTCTCAATGCCCCTTTTCTCACGTGGGTGTTGATTTCCCAAAAGGTAGCAGTGTCGTCTCTAATGTGGGTGTTGATTTTCAAAAAGGTAGCAGTATTGTCTCTAACGCAGTGGTTAGTAATGTTAAGTGCAACATGCATGTTaaagagttttaatttttattgcaaaCAAGTAAGGGAAGGTGACTCTAAAGCCCTGGCTGGAGGAAGCTCTGCCGTAGAGTAGTGGTCGCATCTTTGTGTGAACAAAGGGCTAGACAGCTGCCACTCTGAGGCGAGGGCCCTAGGCCAGGAGACGCTGAGTGCCTGGGTGGCGCCCGATGAGGTGGAGGGCCCTGAGTCCACCGAGAGCTGCGAAGAGAGAGAGGACTCATCTGAGTCAGGACTGCACGGCGCGGCCccgcccaggccccgcccctcggacggccctgtggccccgccccgccccctcgTCCCTCGAGGGCGCTCCAAGTTCCCGCCAGGACCCATGGCAGGCGTGGAAACCGCTGCGAGGCGGCACCACGACGTAGGCTGAGGTCGCCGGCAGTATCCATGGCGTCCCAGGGCGGCAGCTCCCTGGAGCTCCTGGCCTGGTTCTTGCTTCTGCAGCCATGGCTcgaagaggcccaggcaggcagggtGGGTGCGCAGGGAGGCGTAGCACTGCTCTTCCCCTCCGCTCTCCCCTCAGGGCCAGGTGGCCAGGACGCCGGAGCGAGCGGATGGGAGCCGCCACCTGTAGGGGCTCCAGGATCCCCAGCGGCCCGCCAGTCCAGGGGGAACGCAGTGCTCCCCGCGTCGGTGTTACTTCCCTCAGGTGAGTCTGATTCTTACCAGGCTCTGGCAATCCCACACACACTATCTTCAACATGGACCAAAGGGACAGACAGTAGCATTAAACGTCAGGTGACGCTTCCGGGCCATGCTCAGCCGCAGAGAACTGGCCTGGTTTGAAGGGGAAGGGACCTGCCCTAGAGGAGGAGGGGCTCAGGGGACACGATCTGTCCAGGGGCGGGGCGGCTCCCTGAGACCTGGGAGGACACAGCCATTTTCCGAAGAGCCTCAGGAAATGCAGGCCTTGCTTTGAGGGTTCTGAGGCGCATTTGGCTCTGGTGAAGGTGCTGCAGCAGTGTTACTCTTAGTTCCTTCCTTTCATTGACCTGCCCCAGCCTGTGGCCAGCGGACTTCAAGGATAATTGGAGGACTGCCGGCCCCAGACAGGAAGTGGCCCTGGCAGGTGAGCCTGCAGACCAGCAACAGACACATCTGCGGAGGCTCCCTTATCGCCAGGCGCTGGGTGCTCACTGCCGCTCACTGCTTCTCTGGGTGAGTGTTTGGGGCTCAGAGCTTGGGCCCTGATCAGGCTGTGGGACCTGGAGCCAGTCTGTCCCCCTCCCTGAacttcctcttcctcatctgtaaaagagggtGACAGCCCCATAGTTTTtatccagtctgggtgagacctgacgatttgcatttctaacaagtttctgGGTGCTGCTGCTGCCACGGCTGATCTGGGACCACCGGCTAAAGTGGTCAGGGGTCCTGGAGGGATGTGGCTTGGAGAGAGGGAGGTAGCTGCTGGCTGGCATAGGAAGATGGCACCAGGCGGGAAGCACCTGGAAGGTGTGGAAACAGAGTGTAGACCCTGGAGGATCTTCCTGCAGCCATCTGGAATACACAGTGAAGCTAGGAGACACAAATGTGCATCATTGCTCCAAAACggcacttgtggtcccagttCGTGACATCGTTATCCACCGATATTTTACGTCTCCTGGAATAATTGAAAATGACATTGCCCTTGCTCTGCTTGACTTCCCTGTGAATTACTCCACGCACATCCAGCCTGTGTGCCTCCCTGAACAGGCTTTCATGGTGCAAGCTGGTATGAAGTGCTGGGTGACCGGATGGGGCAACGTAAATGAAACAGGTGAGACTATGAAGCAAGACTACAGCAGCCCCAGACCAGGGAAAATGTTGCTTGGTGCCCTGAGGTTGATCTACAAGCTAAAGGGAGGGACAGGGGGGCAGATTTTTTTAGTAAGTCAGGGAGGAGGGTGCAGTAGATGCTGCCAGGGAATAATTTTAACAACTGGTCTATGAAATTATTTTGGTTTGTCAGGACCTGGGGGTTTGGGTGCCAGGCATGATGGGTTCTCTCTAGGGTGGATTTTACCTCTGGGGGTGATGAGCTAGCTGTCTGCCCTTTTAAGCTGTCCCTCCCTGGAAGTACCTGCCTTGGTAGATAGGGAGCTTCCTGTGTGTGAGAAGAGGCCAGAGACCTTTCAGAGAGGTGTAGGGCCTCCTATCCTTGGGGAGAGGCTGGATTTGGTACCTTTGGGGCATTACCTGTCTGACAGTCTGTGATCCTGCTCTAGAAAGTATAGATGCTTTACTGATGTACAGGATACTGTGTCACTATTAGTACTACTATTCAGAGTGACAGATGCTTGGTTTTGGTTTCTCAGAGTGGTAACGCCTTGCCTTCCCTTTCCTGTCTGTTCTTATTTCTCCTGTTTTGGTTTGGATCTTATGTCCTTATCTCCCCATGTCAACATTGGGCCTCATATCTTCCTTTGTCAAATGGGACAATATCCAATGCCTAAGAAGGTGTCTGTGTGTGAACACATGGTATTGAGACCCAGAGTGGGTATGGGGTTCTCCTGTCCTGTCCCACTTATACACACCCACTCAGTTGTAAATTGTCTCTCTGTAGATTCATCAGAAAATATAGTAACTGagcttcaggaggctgagctaaGCATTATGCTTCATGAGAAATGTAATGAGGTGCTCAAGGAAAAGATAAGAATGAGGAGTGAAATGGTCAAGAAAGGGACCATCTGTGGCTATAATGACCAAGGGAAGGATGCCTGTCAGGTCAGTTCATGGGCCTCTTGCTGCCTTAGCATTGCAGTTGTCTCCTCAAAGCTTCCTCATCCCCAGCCAGTAGGACCTGGGTTATCTCCTAGCACCTCCGTTTACCCTTATTCATGGTAATGGGACGTGAGGACAAGCCACCAAGGCTTTCCTGGGCAGCCTACCTGATCCTTCAAAAGAGAGCAGCTGACACAGCCTGGAGTGGGAGGAGGGGTGAATCAGGCAGGTCCCGCCAACAATACATGTTCCATGTTTTGAGCCCCTTCTGTGTGACAGGCAGTGTACTCAGGTAAGCACTTGACTCGTATTGTCTCAGAGTAGGCACGATTTCATTAGGTATATTCCGTTTTTTGGAACACGCCTTTTTAGTAGGTACATGATTTTGGTTTATTGGAAATTGTCAATTCTCAGATCTCATATTGACAGATACCTAAGGCTAGGAGGGTCTTAGGGGTTCCTGGGGAAGCCCGCTGAGTGCCTAGCTCTGCAGCGCATTGCAGTGCAATTAGCCTGCTCTGATGTGGATCCTATTTCTTTCCTACAGTGACTGTCTTTCTTTTTCCAGGGAGATTCTGGGGGGCCCCTGGTCTGTGAATTAAATGGCACATGGGTCCAGGTGGGGATTGTGAGCTGGGGCGTTGGCTGCGGTCGCAAAGGATACCCTGGAGTTTACACAGAAGTTAatttctacaagaaatggatTATTGATCACCTGAGACAAGCTTCCTGTTTGAATTCAGCAGACTTCGTCGTCCTAGTCTTGTGTCTGGTG belongs to Pongo pygmaeus isolate AG05252 chromosome 2, NHGRI_mPonPyg2-v2.0_pri, whole genome shotgun sequence and includes:
- the LOC129033402 gene encoding serine protease 44 isoform X1; the encoded protein is MKSFPFGISETRGNIQTTAKGGQDENGQLSLIHKAKRGGPACCGVATPGLGWARPVEGPGGQDAGASGWEPPPVGAPGSPAARQSRGNAVLPASVLLPSACGQRTSRIIGGLPAPDRKWPWQVSLQTSNRHICGGSLIARRWVLTAAHCFSGHLEYTVKLGDTNVHHCSKTALVVPVRDIVIHRYFTSPGIIENDIALALLDFPVNYSTHIQPVCLPEQAFMVQAGMKCWVTGWGNVNETDSSENIVTELQEAELSIMLHEKCNEVLKEKIRMRSEMVKKGTICGYNDQGKDACQGDSGGPLVCELNGTWVQVGIVSWGVGCGRKGYPGVYTEVNFYKKWIIDHLRQASCLNSADFVVLVLCLVMPLGILVTP
- the LOC129033402 gene encoding serine protease 44 isoform X2 gives rise to the protein MASQGGSSLELLAWFLLLQPWLEEAQAGRVGAQGGVALLFPSALPSGPGGQDAGASGWEPPPVGAPGSPAARQSRGNAVLPASVLLPSACGQRTSRIIGGLPAPDRKWPWQVSLQTSNRHICGGSLIARRWVLTAAHCFSGHLEYTVKLGDTNVHHCSKTALVVPVRDIVIHRYFTSPGIIENDIALALLDFPVNYSTHIQPVCLPEQAFMVQAGMKCWVTGWGNVNETDSSENIVTELQEAELSIMLHEKCNEVLKEKIRMRSEMVKKGTICGYNDQGKDACQGDSGGPLVCELNGTWVQVGIVSWGVGCGRKGYPGVYTEVNFYKKWIIDHLRQASCLNSADFVVLVLCLVMPLGILVTP